The genomic DNA atgACTATTAGAAAACGTAGAAAAAGTGTGTAGTTTAGGACATGTCTCGTATATTCTTATACTAAAAACAAATTAAGTAATATAAATATGTTCTATCATCCAAAGTAGACGATATAGTAAACAACTCCGGATTCTCTATTTGACTTTTCATACATCTATCCATCGATGCACGTAGCTCTTCAAGGCTTCAAAGGTACtttatcttctttttttttttttttaaggcaACACAGACTTTATTTCAGAGACAAGATCCATAGCAAGAAGCTACAGGCCTACCGATCTAATTATGCATACAAAAGAAAACAAACCATAACAAAAACTAACATCTCCTATCCTAAACAatcatgaatagtaattttaaatttataataatatatagcttttttaattatttattattttagtattgtgatacttaattattatatttactattaacttttttatatattttcatttttttccttTCCTTAAATTATATTCCTCTAttatttattttctatttttaataatttttttcttttctaaatcatatttccttttttagtttttttagttaaTTTGATATTCTTTTAATAACTTATGTTCGTTAAATTTTTTGCCTTAACATTCACgtataaattttgttaaaaacaaaCATGTATTTAAAATAGAGTATTTATTTAGTATCATTAAACGGTACGATAATAAAATGAACCGATTTTGACGATTgggctttctaaacaacatgctacTTTTTCAAATAACGTTTGTTATACCTTATCATTTGCTTCGTTTCGCCGCAACGCGTGATGTCAACAAATCTAGTTACATTTTAATGTTGAAACTTTGCCATTCGCTCCAAGAAATCTCTTTGAATTTCGACCGGTTCAAAGGTACTTTATCTTAACAATGATGATGGTCATTTTCCTATAATCACAACCATAGAGTCGACAATGACGATTCTCTGTGTCTTGGTAACGAAGATTTAGGGTTGGTTTCTTGTTCCAGAGTTGTGATCTACGATGTTTCTAGGTAATAAAGTTCATTTCGTTATCCATGGTGTACTCTACAATAATGCTCAATTCTTTTTTCGAGTGCTAAACCTAAAAATCAAGCAACAAGTATTAACAAACAAcgattttcaatttttttcatcAACATTCAAACATAGTAGTTAGTCACACTATGATACGCCTCGTTATATACATATGTATCAAAATGTAATCTTATCAATGACGCTACAAAACAAAAGGGTTTGAACATGGCATATTCGGTTGTGTTCTCTCAGTGAAGGTCGAAGCCATGAATGACGGTCTGTTGGGAAAGATGATGCGAGTAAAGAACTAATCGACATACTAAAGGATCATCAAGAAACaccacaacatcaaaacaaatgcTTGTCTGCGATTCTCTTTGTTGTTAAAAGCCAGTTTTCTAGTGGTGTGAATCAAATATGAGAAGTTGGGTGCACCTTTATAATGTGTTATACATACTGTTATATACATGTATGATGTACCTCAAAAGTCAAAACTAAATGCAACATTTGGAGAGTTAATGAAAATCTAAAGTTATATgattataaaataaatacaacATTAGATCAATTATAAGAGGTAGATGCCACCATTGTATATAGATACATTGAAACTAAAGTAATTATTACAACACTGagtcaaacaaaaaaaaaagtgttaTACTTTATAGTAATAGTTTACATACACCATTATCTACTTATGCTTCAAACCTTATACAACActtaaataatatttaaaagtgAAGAAGTCGTAATTTGTGTGACACATATTTACAACATTGCCTCTTAACGTCGCAAAGGACGCAAACCCTTGGGCCCTTTTATATATATAGATGAACGCACCGTTACGCCACCCGGGGTGGAGACCTTTTTGTGCGTGATGAAACTTGTTCACGCGTGAACAATTGCAAAACACCACCGCCACCCCCTTGCCATCACGCGTCAACTTTAAATCCCGTTATATTTTTGACGCGTTATGTTTTGATTGATGTGTGggaaattgttggttggggggaaattgttgggtgtggtggtgagtgatgaccattttcactaaaaaaggttgtgagagatggaataatggttgatgacatggcgaaacttgattggaTGTGATGAAATTTGTACAAGTGATGACCATCCCTACCCCTTATAACCTAAGAAATTATTAAATCATATTAAATAAcgctttttaaaaaaaaaaaaacagatcgCAATACCCACATTGTTTCATAGAGAGATgatggatttatacattttttgaAAATATTAAGATATTAAGATTATAAAAGTTGATGTAACTATCAACGGTATAGCTTTAGTTAAAGTTAATTCACACTAGAATAGAATATTAACATATCAAACAtaatccaaaataatattttaaccaACAAAATGGACAATTATAGATACAAGACACCAAGCTCCAAACTGACTTTTCATTTAATAAGCCAAATTATGTTTCATAGTGAATCTTTACAAAATGGCAACTCTTGTTACCAAGAATCATGTGAACACAAACTTAACCTCCCACTACTTCACCATTACCTCCCTCAACTACTTAACACCATTGCTTTACAAAAttacacatatttatatatataaatatatagttaCGCGTTGTTTTCAGAACCATTATTATGTTGAACCGCTAACCTTTTCATCATATATATTAACTTAGTGAGTAGTTATATATAAACCTTAACTTATGTGATTAATGATGGTGGGATTTGTTCATTGTAGGAGGTCacgtgattattattattattattgcatGGCCATGCAGACGATAAAAACTGGTTATTTGGTAGCTGCCACACTCTCATTACTTGATGCAAGTCCCATAGTTTCTGCCGGAGCATCCCTAATTCCGACTTGAGCCGCTCGTTTTCGCGTCGAAGAATCTGTTCCTGGTGGCTAATGAAGCGTAACCGGTTCGTTAGGTCCCGGTTTCCGGCCTTATGCCGGTTCACAAGGTTCCTAAGGTTCTCCAAGTGCTTTTGTTTCCTCATCCGGGAGCGCCTAGCCGACTCCCGGTTTGAGATCATGCGTCGTTGCTTACGTTCGTCGATCGGGTTGACTACCGCCGGAGTTCCAGCGTCGGAATTGGAGGTGTTTGTCTTCTGGGTGGAGTCGTCGGAAAACGAGAAGACGGGCTCTTGAGTTGGGTGGAAAAAAGGGGtttcgtgggtgtcggtggcccACGGGTCGAACCCGGTTGCGAAAAAGGGGTCGGAGGGGAGGTGGTCAACGGCTGCCGGAAAAGTCAACGACAACATTGCCGGAAAAATGGTTTTATACGGTGGTGGAAAGAAGGAGATCGAAAGGGAAGAAAGGAAGGGTTGGAAGCCGGTATTTAAAGGGCAAAATGTTGAGTGTTGGTGGGGCCCAccaagggtgttttggtcatttaAGCATAATAGTTTATAAATAAATTATAGTATTTTAACCGTAAGACCAACTGATTTTAGTTACGTAAGGTTAATGGTGTCGAGTCAGCCGGCACTTAAGTGGGGACCACCGTGGCTTTTATAAAAGTGGTGACGTCAGCAATGTGGGTCCCATTGTTTTTATGTATTTTGGCTTAATTACGAAGAAATAAGACAGGTGTCACTACCCCATGGGCTGGCATGATTGAAGCCTTGTTGTCGGAACACGTAGGTGGCTCGGCGCGCCAAGCTGGCTTACGGCTTACTAGATTTGAAGAGTTGCATTTTGATGTGAGATTGTggttaaaaaaataattactaAGCAAGGTTGGAAATTTGAAGTATCCTTAATAGAGTTAAATGAATGATAGTGAATATAAATCATCCATTAGGAGCACTAATTGAATACAAATCATGCATTTCACTTTCACTTATTGAACATAAATCATCCATTGGGAGCACTAATTAAAGGGATTATTAACTCAAAGTTTATTGTTATTTTACATATcatatttttgttaaaaaaaaactatacattCCTTGTTTATTTTGATGatgataaaaatataaaattatgcATTTAACTATTCATACACTAATGTGCAGGGGCGGACCCAGGTTGTCCCCAAGGGGGACGGGCGCACCCCATGACTTTTTTTCGGTTAGTATATATGCGTGATGCGCCCCTTATAAAATATCAacaccgcaccccttgaaatatTAACGCCGCACCCCATGACCGAAGAAGAAAGAGGAgaacaaaaaaaaagttttccGGTGAACAGAAAGAAGTTACAGGAATCATGGAGGAGCTCCAGAAATCGGAATTGAAAAAGGGAGACATAGAGAAGAAGATGGTCTTTGAAATGCAATTCAATGCATAATGCAGTAGTTAGTTGCAGTACATTTGTTTTGTGGTTAATAAAGTTCCTTGTGCTATTAAAAAAAGTTAGTTGAAGTACATCGAAACTTGAGTTAGTAATTTCCAATCTAGAGGCACAATTTAAACAAGCATGAGAaaatcattattattattttacttttcatATTATTATTCATTAATTTTTACTATGTAAATactatgaatatgaatatgaattatATTACTGATCTTTTATATTAAATACACGTAGTTTATAATTTACAATTTACACTATTTTCATATCTTCTTTAAAATTTAATACATGCAGTTTTAAATTTGAACCATTTGTACCACGCATAAAAACTAATGATTTTCGTAACGATATTAAAATAGAGATGTTATAATGGTTACATTTCAAAGAATGTAAACCCGTACGATATTGTATTTTCTATTATGCAATTGAACAAAGATTAACGTACTTTTTCTTGATTATATAAAATTTAGTTTGATTATCTTTTTATACGATCCGAATCGGTCCGATCTGACCCGAACCGGACCGAAAAAATTTATTATATAACAATAAATAAAGGACCTCTGAAAATTTCcgcaccccatgaaaaaattttctgggtccgccactgctaaTGTGTATATCTATTTTTAAGTGGCGATTTCATTGAAAATCAAGCATGCTGATCGAAAAAGTACAGCAATGGAAAAAATTGGGGACATAGATGATTACATGGCACACTACATGCTGACACAGTAGGTTATATTGCCACCTTAAATTCTCTCTAGGACCTCCAATCCAATTTCAAGTATTATGCTCTTGAGCGGATCCATAGGAAAGAAAAGGCCTTTATCTCCCCGATTAACTTTTGTGACTGTTTTGGTTTATTGTTGAGGATTAACTCATTGTGTGTCCTCCATAACGACCAACATTCAGTAGCCATAACAATATACATAGTCTTCTTCATGTGACCCAAAAGCTGCAAACTATGAACGTGTTCAAGTAATTCCACTACACTTACCTGATATCTTGGTGGGGGTATTTTTGTCCACAAAGAGACCACGACCCAAAGTTGGTTTGCATACTCGCACGTGACGAGTAAATGATCCGTTGATACATGGTCAATGGTGTTGAGTTAGCCGGTCAACCCCGTTATTAGCTAATGGAATGTAAATTTGAAGAGGAAACGTATAATGTAAAAACACGGTTAACCCTATCTGTGTTGTACCTATGTCTCATACTTTACGGAGACATAAAATTTCAAAAGGATGGTAGATTGTGTCCTGAAACCATGTCATGTCTTATTCGTTTTTATCATATGTTCATCAATTACTGTAAACAAAATGAAAGTCATTTCTCTAAGCCGAAAATTAAATAACTTATTATCCAAAGAAATGTTTAGCTTTTAAATTACTTTTGCTAAAGAGTCAAAATTGGTGGAATTTTCTATACTATTAGGATATCCAACATTATTTCATCTagataagaaaaaaaaacaatatactTAACTTTGGGTTAGGATGTGAAAAGCAAATATGACCACCGACTAATTATTAAAATGAGAAAAAAGTTATCACTAAATAACCAAGGAAACATTTCAACAACGAACTCCATTGAATAGAAAGAGGTTCATAGTTAGACTATGTGTAATGAGAATTGAagataaagtttttttttttttttttttttttttggcattaTATGATATGTGGCACTAAACTCCTTTTTCAAGATCAAGCCTCTTCACTAACGTTTTCACAATGATGCCAACACTGATCGAATCACGACCCGGGGGCGGTGTACGGAGTATTATAGGGCATGATCTTTGCCACTTCACGCCCAATCAAATTACCACTACGGGTGCTCTTAACAATTACCATCGTAAAGTTCCATGAGTAGATTTAAGGTAGATTAGTTAACACACATTCAAACTACTCTAAATTTGGTATACATTAATTTCTTCACACGCAACAAAAAATTATATTCCATTAGCTCATAACGTGAAACCAAACCAACTGTTTCTACACACAAATTTGAACAATATTCACATAATCAAATCATTTATGTAAACACATTAAACTTTTTACAGAtaaatacattgttttgtacacATAACATAACAATTGATTTGGGTTTCTAAGAACATGCACATATTGATCTTACACATATGGAATTCTTACTAAAGTTTTACAAacattaacaaaaacaaaaaaaaaataaaataaaataaaataaaaagaatgTATCCAAGTTCTCTAAAATGAACTATTTACTAGCTAAAATACGCACTCATACAATGATTTTGATACACGCAACGAGAATTTACATTCCATTAGCTCATAAGGTGAAACCAAACCATCTATTTCTACACACAATTGAACCATTCTCATATAATCAAATCATTTATGTAGACACATTAAACTTTTTAGTTTTTACACAAAACACATTCTTTTATACACATCAACACAAAAATCGAATTTGAGTTTCTTAGAACATGCACATATAGATCTCACACAAATAAATATGGATATTCTTGAGTAGAGATTGGACACACAAACATACAAGGATCCAATACACACAAAGTTAATTGTAATTTCCTTTTACGAACTTAAATCCAAATTTTCGTCGGAGGTGATAGTTGGAGTCGATCCTTCCTAGGCGGCAATGATTTAGGAACGGGGgaatttattttataataatttgAAAGTGATAATATACTAGTTTAAGTATACTAATCTATGACTTAAGTGTAATTTATCGGCCTATAAAGTCCATAAAAAAAGTCTTGAGTAGTTGAATCCACACTTATATTCAAGTCTAAAGTACTTTTTGGGTACTTGATTTCAAAAACTAATCAACAATTTAACATACATGGGGTATGGTTATTATATAAGAAAAAAATTACCCTGTGCATACTAAAAAGAGAAAATGGTTAACGTAatcaagggtttttttttttatcagtATATAATACTTTAATTGTCTTAAAGGTTAAATTAGTTTTTTGAGAAGATGAGATAATGAGATTTAAAATAGACTTGTCGGGTCACTCTTTTGCTTTCAAAAGTTTATATGATATTACTTTTACGTATACGTATTACTTTAATTGGAAGTTAGTTTTTAGCTTATTCTTTTAGATTTGAGTGGTAATTTTCTGTTTAGAGTATATATTGAGCTATATGATGTATTGATGTAATTAAGTaagtaaaatatataatattactTAATTTGGGTAATTAAAATTTAGACAatactttttattgtttattttaaACAATATATTTTTCTGTTTATTTTAGATAAAGTTGCTTTACTTATTTTAAAGAGTAAAGTTAGTGTTTTGGACACTATGTTTTAGCCGGTTTAACTCTTTCAGCCCAAAAGTAATATTTTAACATATCAGCCCCCGAGGTTAcattttataacggttttggcccctaacactaactttgttacttttttacAGTTAAGTGTAAGAGTAATTATATACCTTAAGagttgtttttgataattacaaagttcttttAGTATtgagatattattattattgcaaTTGCTcaagtttattttttatttcgttattttcatgattattatttaacaaaatatgttttatatatacaaataaatatgtattttcattaaccgtttgtttttttataaacgtcGTTTTTAAAATTATTTGTTTTTGGTATTTTTTAAACTGTCCATCGTTTTTAAAATTATTCATTTTTAAACCACTTGTTTATTGAAATCGTTTTTTAAAGTTATTTgtcatttaatttttttaaacaattcatTTTATACCgttctttttaaaatcatttttttaagttttacaaacaattctttttttttaagtAGTTAATTTTTAAAAGCGTTTCTTTTTAAACCGTTCCTTTTAGAACCGTTTTTGAAACCATTCATTTTTGAAAGTTTGTATTCAGTTTACTTATATCCATTAGAGAAAATAACTTCAGAAAATGAACGATTTCAAAAATCGAAGGAATTTAAAAACGATCGATTTTAAACGAACGAGTGTTTTAAAAAAACGAAGATTAAAAAggatgtttataaaaaaaacaaaaccttaaATTAATAAGTTAACAAGTGTAAGGTACTAAAAAATGCACGAATTTAATAAACGAAAGGTTAAAAATAACGAATTTTGAGTAAACAAACGGTTCAAAGAAATGGAAGatttgaaaaacaaataaactattctaaaaaaagtttgaaaaatgaatgaTCTTTTGCAAACCTTTTATTAGAATGTTCTTTTTTCAAATCttacatttcttttgtttttttatacaCGTCGTTTTGTAAAATTTAAAAGATGAACGACTTAAAAAAGCGagttgtttaaaaaataaatgattttaataaGAATGGTTTAAAATGAAATGTTAGaaaaactttaaaagacaaaCGAATTTAAAAAGcacgatttaaaaaaaaacaaatggtttaaaaatgaataattttaaaaacgatagatggtttaaataaaatgtaaaaaaaataaaatattttttaaaacaacttttataaaaacaagcgactaataaaaatacatatttatttgtatatttaaaacgtattttgttaaataataatcgtgaaaacaacgaaataataaaaaaagagtaaactgcaattttaccccctggggtttaggccaattggcactctgacccccccCTAAAGAAATAATTGCAATTCCCCCCCCCAACGTTTGGTGTTATGTCGCaagtttacccccccccccccggcgtCATAGTTGTTAACAGACCTGTTAACTATaacttgaaatgactatattacccttcaattttaccccccaacatTCCTGTTATGTCGCACAATTACCCCCTACTGGTAAATTATTAATTTGTCCTTTGTTATTACCCCCTGTACTTTGTGTTAAGACACAACATTACCCCCTGCAACTTCCAAAACCCTTCCCGCCAAAATCAGAAACTTGTTCTATGTTTCTATACTCAAAAATCAGAACCTATTCTATGATTCTATAATCAAAAATCTGAAACCTATAAGTATACTCAAAAATCAAACCTGACCATGTATCAAACCTTCAATGTTTGGCTGTTCAATGTGTTCTATACTCAAAAAAATCAAACATGTACAAAAATCAAGCATACCTGCTAAGTTTACAATTATACCCCTGCTGCACTATCTGACCATGTATCAAACCACTACTGCACTAACAATGTATCTGTGACAACCCTAAAAATTAcgggtatccgtacaattaatttatatttaattaatgcttaattactgtgcttgcttacaattgtgattaaactgctacttgatttctgatacatacatatacatgcatcatactttattactgtcacttcatttattacacacaaaacaaaagtgacaaacttgatgcccaaaagcacagttagtaaactaagcggataacccagtaaacatgatgacattgccagcactagacagatactgtctctaaggccagtacgagccgggaatagattactacactagtagggaggtgaggattgtaaaactgcgtcactaggtgatagttacagtcaccggatgtgcctaaaacatgctctaattacaaaatcctgcactttattacaaaaattcagcacttaagttaactagtaaagtgcaaaaacatgggaaaataatactagacactttccaaagtgtcgggaattcatcgtgtcactaaaaataataataaagacactttaaatgcttatttagcactttaacggatcaatatccgaccgaacaaccggactttacccggaacataaaaatattgtcaatgatattgtttttccttttctgagctagttagggtccccgaacaccttaacacccgttatattacataacacactaatAACTAACTTTAATCCCTAACTAAGCATAACTAGCACTTAACCATACAattgaaatcaaaccataaccccCCCCTAACCGATCGGTTACCCAAGGGGTGACCCACCCCACATTTGTTGATTATTATATTAGTCTATGTCTAATATCTTGAGGACATGTTACACAATGGATTTTAGTAAAGAGTGGTTTATAAGAAGGCTTAGAGGATAAACCTTTCATTCAAAACACTTCACAAAGAAAAttactctctctccctctcctcttgTGTTCGGCCGAGATCCCATCCACACCCACACCCACTTTTGTTTCAAGCTTCAAGCATTTCAAGGTTATACAAGGGCGTATCAAGGTGTTCAACGAGGCTCGGTGCTATCGGAATCTCAAGAACCTcactacgttgcttttatccaccttatTTTCGCTTTcattcttccctagccacgagctagtagtaagtgcttccaAACACTCTATTGttcatgtttaaagtggttaataagaggtttaacggttaaaactcaaGAACTTACAAGATCAAAACTAAAAGACTTGAAAGTATGATGAACTAGTTGGTTAAAGAGAAACAAATGGTGTAAAACTTGTGAATCTTGTTTtgttgtgattattttatgttgttagtggctagtagtggaacggatcgtcatctaaccacgctagatcatgttcatggaacatgaacttgCAATATGTAAAGTGTAAAAGATACAAGATGATGAACCTTTCcacacataaacatgaacttgtgtaaaaatgatttttcttgtaaaatagagttctaaactagtagatctaaagatctacaagtggtattttcgaaaaaccaagtgtaagatgcaaatcatgtttaaaagctggatctttcatgaactaaaagcattttgtgaacaaacaagtgagTAAACACTTGTTTGAcaaaaggatttaacaaagaaatattttcgtaattttttactaagaagttgtaaagttacattttctttaaaaataagatttccaagaaactgattttatttctaaagatggaaagatctactaaatatgttgtaaagttactacatacttttacacaacttacaagttcatgtgattgcGATTTATACTTATTTTTGACTAGTTGATGTTTGAATAATGAATGTTGATGGTTGAAAAGTTGTtggttgaatttttaaaagaaaatgatacgctcgtaagcgtggccacctccagttacagaggaaactctggcaaaatatttccagaaaataacacttagaaatatttttgtgacaagtgttatgAACATAcgtttaacttgtttttccaaacaaaattcaccatgatttttattacaaaataaccaagtgtcggaggtggattttcataaatgaaacttgttaaatatatattgagaatatatatttcataataaaacgcttgtgtgagtttatgattattttgtgaactatgtatattatttttagagtaaaaataatataacccGAATACACTGAgaagtaacgactccaaaataataccaacgccttcacaataaatatttaagttacatcgGTATTGTTCTTACAACGCGAACTCTAAAATGTAACGCGCGTGTTTTCGGGAAATACTCTTAATGGTGtattttgacaaagtattattttggggaaattgtgtgaagtaaaatataatatttttgggaaaaatatgtatattttggaaataCGTTGTTTTTGGGCAAATGAGTTGAATATATTTTCCGAGTGGGAGATAAAAGTATatttttcctagtatatttagaagatatataatttttgagaaaaatatatattttctggaacGATACATGACCAAATAAAAATAAGgtttgtttgtatatatttaagtaAGACTTGAAGTATATGGTTTTGGAAaaatatattgggaatatattaacatatttttatttggaacaatACATCGATATACGACGCCATTACTTAGCAGGATATACAGGTACATATATTATTAATACAAGTATACAAGTATAAAAtatccccatccttgggaagggaaCACGAATACGAagacttgagaagtattaatacagaaacaattattccaaaactaaacacaattattataacttggaataataccagaaacgtaacccaaaaacacaaatactaagacaaggcactacccgttcgtctaatagacaatagaccattgtag from Helianthus annuus cultivar XRQ/B chromosome 7, HanXRQr2.0-SUNRISE, whole genome shotgun sequence includes the following:
- the LOC110867841 gene encoding basic leucine zipper 4, translating into MLSLTFPAAVDHLPSDPFFATGFDPWATDTHETPFFHPTQEPVFSFSDDSTQKTNTSNSDAGTPAVVNPIDERKQRRMISNRESARRSRMRKQKHLENLRNLVNRHKAGNRDLTNRLRFISHQEQILRRENERLKSELGMLRQKLWDLHQVMRVWQLPNNQFLSSAWPCNNNNNNHVTSYNEQIPPSLIT